GTAGTCGGCGCGCGGATGGAAGAAGGTCGGGTTGATGTTGCAGGATTCTTCAATGTGCTGCTGGGCGAGGATGGGGGCGCCAGCGGCAACGCGGCCGATGATGGGCAGCGTGTCGTCGGGCTTGGCTTCGAAGCCCGGGATGCGGATGCCGCGAGAGGCTCCAGGGGTCATCTCGATGGCGCCTTTGCGGGCCAGGGCCTTGAGGTGTTCTTCGGCGGCGTTGGGCGACTTGAAACCCAGCTCCTGGGCGATCTCGGCGCGGGTGGGCGGATAGCCGTTGTCTTCAAGGCAGCGTTTGATAAAAGCCAGAATCTCAGCTTGGCGTGGCGTCAGTTTTAGCATGTCGATCGCTCTGTCTTTTTATACAGTGACTGGGATTATATACAGTGAACGTCGCTTGGCAATGCTCCATTTGCCGTGGTCAGCCGGGCGGTTGTCATTGCGGGGTAGCAATCCAGCACTCAAGGCTGGCTACAGACCGCGGCAGGTATGATTAAATAGCGCGCCGGACGGCCTTCGCAGGGGCGCGCGGACTTGACATTGATGAGCCTGAAACGTATGTTTCAAACAAGTGTTTGTCAGGCGGAGTAGCCATGGCCCAGTCGGAAACCGTTGAACGCATTCTCGATGCTGCCGAGCAGTTGTTCGCGGAAAAAGGTTTTGCCGAAACCTCGTTGCGGCTGATTACCAGCAAGGCCGGGGTCAACCTGGCAGCGGTCAACTATCATTTCGGTTCCAAAAAGGCCCTGATCCAGGCGGTGTTCTCGCGCTTCCTCGGGCCGTTCTGCGTCAGTCTCGATCGTGAACTGGAGCGGCGTCAGTCCAAGCCGGACAGCAAGCCGAGCCTGGAAGAACTACTGGAGATCTTGGTCGAGCAGGCGTTGGTGGTGCAGCCACGCAGCGGCAACGACCTGTCGATTTTCATGCGTTTGCTGGGGCTGGCTTTCAGCCAGAGCCAGGGGCATCTGCGGCGTTATCTGGAAGACATGTACGGCAAGGTGTTTCGCCGCTACATGCTACTGGTCAACGAGGCGGCGCCACGTATTCCGCCCATCGAATTGTTCTGGCGCGTGCATTTCATGCTGGGTGCCGCGGCGTTCAGCATGTCCGGAATCAAGGCGTTGCGGGCGATTGCCGAAACCGATTTCGGGGTCAACACCTCCATCGAACAGGTGATGCGCTTGATGGTGCCTTTCCTCGCCGCCGGCATGCGTGCCGAAACTGGCGTCACCGACGAAGCCATGGCCAGCGCCCAGCTCAAGCCGCGCAGCAAAACCGCTCCGGCAGCTGCCAAGGCGTGATCCCACGGGTGGGCGCGACTGCTTACATCCGCTAAGCTAGCCGCCCATGCCGATTCTCGTTTCATATCCCCGTGCCTTCCTTGTGCCGACGCTGCTTGCCCCGGCTGCATCCCTGTGGGTGTGGCCTCGTCGGCGTTGCCTGGAAGGCATCGTAGTGCTTAAGGAATTTCTATGACCGCTGGCCTGCAAGGCTCCTTGATGGTGGACGTCGCCGGTACCTGGCTGACGGCTGAAGATCGCCAACTCCTGCGTCAGCCGCAGGTGGGCGGGCTGATCATTTTTGCTCGGAATATCGAGCACCCACGCCAGGTGCGCGAACTGAGCGCGGCGATCCGGGCGATCCGCCCGGACCTGCTGCTGGCGGTGGATCAGGAAGGTGGCCGGGTGCAGCGATTGCGTCAGGGCTTTGTCCGTCTGCCGGCGATGCGTGCCCTGGCCGACAACCCGAATGCCGAGTACCTGGCCGAACAGTGTGGCTGGATCATGGCCACCGAGGTCCTGGCAGTGGGCCTGGACCTGAGCTTTGCCCCGGTCCTGGATCTGGATCACCAGCGCAGCGCGGTGGTGGGCAGCCGGGCTTTCGAGGGCGATCCGGAGCGCGCGGCGCTGTTGGCCGGTGCCTTTATCCGCGGCATGAACAGCGCCGGGATGGCGGCCACCGGCAAGCATTTCCCCGGGCATGGCTGGGCCGAGGCCGACTCCCATGTGGCGATTCCCAATGACGAGCGCAGCCTGGACGAGATCCGCGCCAAGGACCTGCTGCCGTTCGCCCGCTTGAGCAAGCAGTTGGCGGCAGTGATGCCGGCCCATGTGATCTATCCGCAGGTCGACTCGCAGCCGGCCGGTTTCTCCCGACGCTGGCTGCAGGACATCCTGCGTGGCGAGTTGCAGTTCGACGGGGTCATCTTCAGCGACGACCTGTCCATGGCCGGCGCCCATGTCGTCGGCGATGCGGCAAGCCGGATCGAGGCGGCCCTGGCGGCCGGTTGTGACATGGGGCTGGTGTGCAACGATCGCGCCGCGGCCGAGCTGGCCCTGAGCGCCGCCCAGCGCCTGAAGGTGCAGCCGTCGCCACGTCTGGCCCGGATGCGCGGCCAGGCGTTCGCCAATCTCGAATACAAGCAGGACCCGCGCTGGCTCGCGGCTCTTGAAGCGCTGAAGGCCGCGCAGTTGATCGATTGAGGTGGTATGGCACGGCACCGCATGTTGCCCGGTGCCCGTGCATTGACCGGCCTCAGCGGCCGGTTTTCTTGTCCGGCAAGGGCGCGAACAGGGCTTCGATGTCTTCGCTCTGCAGCTTCCAGTCGCCGGCCGTGCGCCCGTCCAGCACGCCTGCCGCCAGGTCCGATTTCTCCTGTTGCAGGTGCTGGATCTTCTCTTCCACAGTGCCGCGGGCGATCAGCTTGTAGACGAATACCGGCTTTTCCTGGCCAATGCGGTAGGCGCGATCGGTGGCCTGGCTCTCGGTCGCCGGGTTCCACCACGGATCGTAGTGGATCACGGTGTCGGCCTCGGTCAGGTTGAGGCCTACGCCGCCGGCCTTGAGGCTGATCAGGAAGATCTGCAGCTTGCCGCTCTGGAAATCCCGCACCGGCGTGCGCCGATCCCGGGTCTGGCCGGTGAGCAGGGCGTAGGCAACGTTGCGTCGTTTCAGTTCGGCCTCGATCAGGCTCAGCATCGAGGTGAACTGGGAAAACAGCAGAATGCGTCGACCTTCCTCAAACAGCTCCTCGAGCATCTCCATCAGGCTGTCCAGCTTGCCCGAGGAGCTGCCGCGCGCCGGTGGCGAGTCATTGACCAGGCGCAGGTCGCAGCACACCTGGCGCAGTTTGAGCAGGGCTTCGAGGATGATGATCTGGC
This genomic stretch from Pseudomonas sp. Os17 harbors:
- the lexA gene encoding transcriptional repressor LexA; protein product: MLKLTPRQAEILAFIKRCLEDNGYPPTRAEIAQELGFKSPNAAEEHLKALARKGAIEMTPGASRGIRIPGFEAKPDDTLPIIGRVAAGAPILAQQHIEESCNINPTFFHPRADYLLRVNGMSMKDIGIFDGDLLAVHTTREARNGQVVVARIGDEVTVKRFKREGSKVWLIAENPDFAPIEVNLKDQELVIEGLSVGVIRR
- a CDS encoding TetR/AcrR family transcriptional regulator, which gives rise to MAQSETVERILDAAEQLFAEKGFAETSLRLITSKAGVNLAAVNYHFGSKKALIQAVFSRFLGPFCVSLDRELERRQSKPDSKPSLEELLEILVEQALVVQPRSGNDLSIFMRLLGLAFSQSQGHLRRYLEDMYGKVFRRYMLLVNEAAPRIPPIELFWRVHFMLGAAAFSMSGIKALRAIAETDFGVNTSIEQVMRLMVPFLAAGMRAETGVTDEAMASAQLKPRSKTAPAAAKA
- the nagZ gene encoding beta-N-acetylhexosaminidase, yielding MQGSLMVDVAGTWLTAEDRQLLRQPQVGGLIIFARNIEHPRQVRELSAAIRAIRPDLLLAVDQEGGRVQRLRQGFVRLPAMRALADNPNAEYLAEQCGWIMATEVLAVGLDLSFAPVLDLDHQRSAVVGSRAFEGDPERAALLAGAFIRGMNSAGMAATGKHFPGHGWAEADSHVAIPNDERSLDEIRAKDLLPFARLSKQLAAVMPAHVIYPQVDSQPAGFSRRWLQDILRGELQFDGVIFSDDLSMAGAHVVGDAASRIEAALAAGCDMGLVCNDRAAAELALSAAQRLKVQPSPRLARMRGQAFANLEYKQDPRWLAALEALKAAQLID